One window of the Vanessa atalanta chromosome 22, ilVanAtal1.2, whole genome shotgun sequence genome contains the following:
- the LOC125072800 gene encoding lysozyme-like gives MKLFSYILFVIFIVGSETKKFTRCRLATELIKTKLIEKTFLGNWVCLIEKVSNRDTKAFVVTPSGKKFYGLYQIPSRWCREGKKGGDCNIACESLLDDDIRDDTACAVNIFHEEGFKYWTQWTNRCKNDNHITTEIYKCPDLMSRRRNPDSPLQSENLRVKRKVSRVGMERSRASSYYGLQ, from the exons atgaagttaTTTTCGTacattttattcgtaatttttattgttgGAAGTGAGACGAAGAAATTCACAAGATGCAGACTGGCTACcgaattaataaaaacgaaattaatcGAAAAGACGTTTTTGGGTAATT GGGTTTGCCTCATAGAAAAAGTAAGCAACCGTGATACAAAAGCCTTCGTTGTGACTCCCAGTGGAAAGAAATTTTATGGACTGTATCAG ATACCGAGCAGATGGTGCAGAGAGGGTAAAAAAGGAGGGGACTGTAACATAGCATGTGAAT cGCTACTCGACGACGACATCAGAGACGATACAGCCTGCGCTGTCAATATATTTCACGAGGAAGGCTTTAAGTATTGGACGCAATGGACTAACAGATGCAAGAATGATAATCATATAACTACTGAAATTTACaa ATGTCCTGATCTTATGTCACGAAGGAGAAACCCAGATAGCCCACTTCAGAGTGAAAATTTGAGGGTTAAAAGAAAAGTTTCCAGAGTTGGCATGGAACGTTCAAGGGCATCCAGCTATTACGGGCTCCAATAG